One genomic region from Conexibacter woesei DSM 14684 encodes:
- a CDS encoding COG1361 family protein — protein sequence MPGRDVILRGGTAALAAAALVVAGCGGERQDANEKDATYRVSVVGAEFPARQQLAEETEMRIVVKNVDDRTIPNLAATIEAAGEGTETVAFGMLTDQPGVSSRSRPVWVVDDGPLSGDTAYANTWALGPLEPGDEQTFSWRVAAVVPGRYDVTYRLAGGLGGEAKVEQADGKPAAGRFTVDISRKPRQARIAADGTIVREPAR from the coding sequence GTGCCTGGGAGAGACGTGATCCTGCGAGGCGGAACGGCGGCTCTCGCAGCCGCTGCGCTCGTCGTCGCCGGTTGCGGCGGCGAACGCCAGGACGCGAACGAGAAGGACGCGACGTACAGAGTCTCTGTCGTCGGCGCCGAGTTCCCGGCCAGACAGCAGCTCGCCGAGGAGACCGAGATGCGGATCGTCGTCAAGAACGTCGACGACCGCACGATCCCGAACCTGGCCGCGACGATCGAAGCGGCGGGCGAGGGAACGGAGACGGTCGCGTTCGGGATGCTCACCGACCAGCCCGGTGTCTCCTCCCGCTCGCGCCCGGTCTGGGTCGTCGACGACGGGCCGCTGAGCGGCGACACCGCTTACGCGAACACCTGGGCGCTCGGGCCGCTCGAACCGGGCGACGAGCAGACGTTCAGCTGGAGAGTCGCCGCGGTCGTGCCGGGCAGATACGACGTGACGTACCGCCTCGCCGGCGGCCTCGGCGGCGAGGCGAAGGTCGAGCAGGCGGACGGCAAGCCGGCCGCGGGCAGATTCACCGTCGACATCAGCCGCAAGCCGCGCCAGGCGCGGATCGCCGCGGACGGCACGATCGTCCGCGAACCGGCCCGCTGA
- a CDS encoding ABC transporter ATP-binding protein has translation MSRSDSDKDRLDDEHRDDVAQGRDERQPAYDEPAYDEPAFEDEIAYDERETLGEIDHESGEIEVYSQAEVEPEERAESRVSVVSEPARGPAASAEDDDEFRWHTEARHAVEGVEDAVEFVDVHKAFGRNQVLRGLNLGIPEGRISMILGPSGTGKSVCIKHMVGLLYPDQGDILVHGESVPNMVDDDLFEMRKKFGVLFQDGALFGSMNLYDNVAFPLRQHTEKGEDEIAEIVNRRLREVGLGDANEKMPNELSGGMRKRAGFARALVLDPEIVLFDEPDSGLDPVRTALLCELIKEVHAENGGAYVVITHDIASARRVAEFIAVLWRGRIVESGPATDLFASENAFVRQFLSGESKGPLGMG, from the coding sequence GTGAGTCGCTCGGACTCCGACAAGGACCGGCTCGACGACGAGCACCGCGACGACGTCGCGCAGGGGCGTGACGAGCGTCAGCCCGCCTATGACGAGCCGGCGTACGACGAGCCCGCCTTCGAGGACGAGATCGCCTACGACGAGCGCGAGACGCTCGGCGAGATCGACCATGAGAGCGGGGAGATCGAGGTCTACTCTCAGGCTGAGGTAGAGCCTGAGGAACGGGCCGAGTCGCGCGTCTCCGTCGTCTCGGAGCCGGCGCGTGGTCCCGCCGCGTCCGCGGAGGACGACGACGAGTTCCGCTGGCACACCGAGGCTCGCCACGCCGTCGAGGGCGTCGAGGACGCCGTCGAGTTCGTCGACGTGCACAAGGCGTTCGGTCGCAATCAGGTGCTGCGCGGCCTCAACCTCGGCATCCCCGAGGGCAGAATCTCGATGATCCTCGGGCCGTCGGGCACGGGCAAGTCGGTCTGCATCAAGCACATGGTCGGCCTGCTCTACCCGGATCAGGGCGACATCCTCGTCCACGGCGAGTCGGTGCCGAACATGGTCGACGACGACCTCTTCGAGATGCGCAAGAAGTTCGGCGTCCTGTTCCAGGACGGCGCGCTGTTCGGGTCGATGAACCTGTACGACAACGTCGCCTTCCCGCTTCGGCAGCACACCGAGAAGGGCGAGGACGAGATAGCGGAGATCGTCAACCGGCGCCTGCGCGAGGTCGGCCTCGGCGACGCCAACGAGAAGATGCCGAACGAGCTGTCGGGCGGCATGCGCAAGCGCGCGGGGTTCGCTCGCGCGCTGGTGCTCGACCCGGAGATCGTGCTGTTCGACGAGCCCGACTCGGGGCTCGACCCGGTCCGCACGGCGCTCCTCTGCGAGCTGATCAAAGAGGTGCACGCCGAGAACGGCGGCGCTTACGTCGTCATCACGCACGACATCGCCAGCGCCCGGCGCGTGGCGGAGTTCATCGCCGTACTGTGGCGCGGACGGATCGTCGAATCCGGTCCCGCGACCGACCTGTTCGCATCCGAGAACGCCTTCGTTCGCCAATTCCTGAGCGGTGAGTCCAAGGGCCCGCTCGGGATGGGATAG
- a CDS encoding MlaD family protein, translated as MKRILAIGLIVVAALAVVVFGTGAASDDSSYKVRAIFDNAGFLVSGEDVKASGVVIGSIDSLEVTPDKKAAVILNITDPAFKNFKQDARCAVRLQSLLGEKYVSCIPTQPKNPGDRPSPPLRKIEDGAGEGQYLLPVSHTSSPVDLDMLNNVMRLPERQRFSLILNEFGTGLAGSGDELRAVIRRANPALDEFDKVLRILADQNRVLAKLAEDGDVAVGPLAREADAISNFIDKAGKTAEATAERGDDLERNFALFPEFLRQLNPTMAQLENFSKSATPVFTDLRAAAPSINKIFEQLGPFSRAALPTLRTFGDAAEISRRALIAARPVIQDIDQLARATGPLARNLAVGLSDLERQRGIDRFMRTVYGFTGALNGFDSIGHYLRTHVIFEGQCLRYFTVTSGCDSNFRVRQIGEEDATASAATSDAPAPENKRSSDDMRLPQITLPAAKPDESSSSSTTADEAVAGQDTTANSQEDPRAGVLGYLLGSESVR; from the coding sequence ATGAAGCGGATCCTCGCCATCGGACTGATCGTGGTCGCGGCCCTCGCCGTCGTGGTCTTCGGCACGGGTGCAGCGTCTGACGACAGCTCCTACAAGGTGCGCGCGATCTTCGACAACGCCGGCTTCCTCGTCTCCGGCGAGGACGTGAAGGCCTCCGGCGTCGTGATCGGATCGATCGACTCGCTCGAGGTGACGCCGGACAAGAAGGCCGCGGTGATCCTCAACATCACCGATCCGGCGTTCAAGAACTTCAAGCAGGACGCGAGATGCGCCGTGCGGCTGCAGTCGCTGCTCGGCGAGAAGTACGTCTCCTGCATACCGACCCAGCCGAAGAACCCGGGTGACAGACCGTCGCCGCCGCTCAGAAAGATCGAGGACGGGGCGGGCGAGGGCCAGTACCTGCTGCCGGTGTCGCACACCTCCTCGCCGGTCGACCTCGACATGCTCAACAACGTGATGCGGCTGCCCGAGCGGCAGCGCTTCTCGCTGATCCTGAACGAGTTCGGCACCGGTCTCGCGGGGAGCGGCGACGAGCTGAGAGCCGTCATCCGCCGCGCCAACCCCGCGCTCGACGAGTTCGACAAGGTCCTCAGAATCCTCGCGGACCAGAACAGAGTCCTCGCGAAGCTGGCCGAGGACGGCGACGTCGCCGTCGGGCCGCTCGCACGCGAGGCCGACGCGATCAGCAACTTCATCGACAAGGCCGGCAAGACCGCCGAGGCGACCGCCGAGCGCGGCGACGACCTCGAACGCAACTTCGCGCTGTTCCCGGAGTTCCTGCGCCAGCTCAACCCGACGATGGCGCAGCTGGAGAACTTCTCCAAGTCCGCCACGCCGGTCTTCACCGACCTGCGGGCCGCCGCACCGTCGATCAACAAGATCTTCGAGCAGCTCGGCCCGTTTAGCAGAGCCGCGCTGCCGACGCTGCGCACCTTCGGCGACGCCGCCGAGATCAGCAGAAGAGCCCTGATCGCCGCCAGACCCGTCATCCAGGACATCGACCAGCTCGCCAGAGCCACCGGCCCCCTCGCCAGAAACCTCGCGGTCGGCCTCAGCGACCTGGAGAGACAGCGCGGCATAGACCGGTTCATGCGGACGGTGTACGGCTTCACCGGCGCGCTGAACGGCTTCGACAGCATCGGGCACTATCTGCGGACGCACGTCATCTTCGAGGGCCAGTGCCTCAGATACTTCACTGTGACGAGCGGTTGCGACTCCAACTTCCGGGTCAGACAGATCGGCGAGGAAGACGCAACAGCGAGCGCGGCCACTTCGGACGCTCCCGCTCCGGAGAACAAGCGGTCCTCCGACGACATGCGCCTGCCGCAGATCACGCTGCCGGCCGCCAAGCCCGACGAGTCGAGCTCGTCCTCCACCACCGCTGACGAGGCGGTCGCCGGGCAGGACACGACAGCCAACTCGCAAGAGGACCCACGCGCCGGCGTCCTCGGCTACCTGCTCGGAAGCGAGTCCGTGCGATGA
- a CDS encoding MlaD family protein: MTVARGAALAALLLVVAVVAIVLLSGGGGEQYRLVFQTAGQLVRGNDVQIGGRRVGSVESIELTDNNLAEVKISVKEPYAPLHEGTTATIRLSSLSSVANRYIELSPGPNNAPKLAANSLLGVERTTSVVDIDQLFNTFDERTRRGLQDLIQGSATQYAGRTREIGEASKYFSPFLSSTNNLVRELSSDTATLEQALVSTSRVMSSVAERRDELSALIGSLNTMMGAIATENSGLAEALDELPGTLREANVTFVDLRSTLDDLDPLVNASKPATKNLARFFAEFRPLVDEATPTFTDLSEFVNTAGPNNDITDIVRQLPKLQQVGSPSFKHSVDAMRQGQPVVDFFRPYTPDLVGWLRSFGQATANYDANGHYARALPIFGAFQYAQNADGSQVLNPVSPSQRLEGIRGDDRRRCPGAASQARPDGSNPYVAPGGDCDPADTPTGP, from the coding sequence ATGACCGTCGCACGCGGTGCGGCGCTCGCTGCGTTGCTGCTGGTGGTCGCGGTCGTGGCGATCGTGCTGCTCAGCGGCGGCGGCGGCGAGCAGTATCGGCTCGTCTTCCAGACCGCGGGGCAGCTCGTGAGAGGCAACGACGTCCAGATCGGCGGTCGTCGCGTCGGCAGCGTCGAGAGCATCGAGCTGACCGACAACAACCTCGCCGAGGTCAAGATCAGCGTCAAGGAGCCGTACGCGCCGCTGCACGAGGGCACGACCGCGACGATCCGGCTGTCGTCGCTGTCCAGCGTCGCGAACCGCTACATCGAGCTCTCGCCGGGCCCGAACAACGCGCCGAAGCTGGCCGCCAACTCGCTCCTCGGCGTCGAGAGAACGACCTCGGTCGTCGACATCGACCAGCTCTTCAACACGTTCGACGAGAGAACGCGCAGAGGGCTCCAGGACCTGATCCAGGGCTCGGCGACCCAGTACGCCGGCAGAACGAGAGAGATCGGCGAGGCGTCGAAGTACTTCAGCCCCTTCCTCTCCTCGACGAACAACCTCGTGCGCGAGCTGTCGAGCGACACGGCGACGCTGGAGCAGGCGCTCGTCAGCACGTCGAGAGTGATGTCGTCGGTCGCCGAGCGCCGCGACGAGCTGTCGGCGCTGATCGGCAGCCTCAACACGATGATGGGCGCGATCGCGACCGAGAACTCCGGTCTCGCCGAGGCGCTCGACGAGCTGCCGGGCACGCTGCGCGAGGCCAACGTCACATTCGTGGACCTGCGTTCGACGCTCGACGACCTCGACCCGCTCGTCAACGCATCGAAGCCGGCGACGAAGAACCTCGCGAGATTCTTCGCTGAGTTCCGTCCACTGGTCGACGAGGCGACGCCGACGTTCACCGACCTGAGCGAGTTCGTCAACACCGCGGGCCCGAACAACGACATAACGGACATCGTCCGCCAGCTGCCGAAGCTGCAGCAGGTCGGCTCGCCGTCGTTCAAGCACTCGGTCGACGCGATGCGCCAAGGCCAGCCGGTCGTCGACTTCTTCCGTCCGTACACGCCTGATCTGGTCGGCTGGCTGCGCAGCTTCGGCCAGGCGACGGCGAACTACGACGCGAACGGCCACTACGCCCGCGCGCTGCCGATCTTCGGCGCCTTCCAGTACGCGCAGAACGCCGACGGCTCCCAGGTGCTGAACCCGGTCTCGCCGTCGCAGCGCCTGGAGGGCATCAGAGGCGACGACAGACGCCGCTGCCCCGGCGCCGCGAGCCAGGCGCGCCCGGACGGCTCCAACCCCTACGTCGCCCCCGGCGGCGACTGCGATCCCGCCGACACCCCCACCGGCCCATGA
- a CDS encoding MlaD family protein, with amino-acid sequence MSPPKKRDSRAVPPTKRKHWSRFRVGLIAIVVLIIPVYLAFTKDIPFTSGYRVTAVFESANNLRAGSPVRIAGVNVGRVKSVARYKDTNLSQVEMEISEDGLPIHEDATLKIRPRIFLEGNFFVDLRPGTPGSPDVPDGGTIGVTQTSTPVQLDQLLTALQSDSREDLQHVLEEYGAALNSKPTPEQDAELPESVRGLTGAQGLNNAAAPGARALRNATIVNDAIRGEKPGDLAKTIASVARLSRTLESREGQLQDLIVNFNLTASAFANQSGALSETIRLLGPTLATARSALRSVDAALPSTRAWAREILPGVRETAATVNASFPWIEQTRALLGPDELQGLMAELTPATKDLARLTNASIRLLPEIDDFSQCFAKVILPTGNVGLEDGALTNRRSDGSIVESYKEFWYGLVGLTSAGQGFDGNGAYLRATAAGGQWNVAPGISRYAAGGTVEKTLTGLATQRPLGTRPLYSARSPAIKTDVPCRSNPVPDLNGPQAGPGAAPRSIQVPTPPPVERRVETPTTPPARTAASDDTSARTASVGSELLSRLSPLANGGGR; translated from the coding sequence GTGAGCCCTCCGAAGAAGAGAGACAGCCGCGCTGTGCCGCCCACCAAGCGCAAGCATTGGAGCCGCTTCCGCGTCGGCCTGATCGCGATCGTCGTGCTGATCATCCCGGTCTACCTGGCGTTCACGAAGGACATTCCGTTCACCAGCGGCTACCGCGTGACGGCGGTGTTCGAGTCGGCCAACAACCTGCGCGCCGGCTCGCCCGTGCGCATCGCGGGCGTGAACGTCGGCAGAGTCAAGTCGGTCGCCCGCTACAAGGACACCAACCTGTCGCAGGTCGAGATGGAGATCAGCGAGGACGGCCTGCCGATCCACGAGGACGCGACGCTCAAGATCCGCCCGCGCATCTTCCTCGAGGGCAACTTCTTCGTCGACCTCAGACCCGGCACGCCCGGCTCGCCCGACGTGCCCGACGGCGGCACGATCGGCGTCACGCAGACGTCGACCCCCGTCCAGCTCGACCAGCTGCTGACCGCACTCCAGTCGGACTCGCGCGAGGACCTTCAGCACGTGCTCGAGGAGTACGGCGCGGCGCTCAACTCGAAGCCGACCCCGGAGCAGGACGCCGAGCTGCCCGAGTCCGTGCGCGGCCTCACCGGCGCACAGGGCCTCAACAACGCGGCGGCGCCCGGGGCGAGAGCGCTGCGGAACGCGACGATCGTCAACGACGCGATCCGCGGCGAGAAGCCGGGCGACCTCGCCAAGACGATCGCCAGCGTCGCACGGTTGTCGAGAACGCTCGAAAGCCGCGAGGGACAGTTGCAGGACCTGATCGTGAACTTCAACCTCACCGCCAGCGCCTTCGCCAACCAGAGCGGCGCGCTGAGCGAGACGATCCGCCTGCTCGGGCCGACGCTCGCGACCGCGAGAAGCGCGCTGCGCAGCGTCGACGCCGCGCTGCCGTCGACGCGCGCATGGGCGCGCGAGATCCTGCCCGGCGTGCGCGAGACGGCGGCGACCGTCAACGCGTCCTTCCCGTGGATAGAGCAGACGCGCGCGCTGCTCGGCCCGGACGAGCTGCAAGGGCTGATGGCTGAGCTGACCCCCGCCACGAAGGACCTCGCGAGACTCACGAACGCGTCGATCAGACTGCTGCCGGAGATCGACGACTTCTCGCAGTGCTTCGCGAAGGTCATTCTCCCGACGGGCAACGTCGGCCTCGAGGACGGCGCGCTCACGAACCGCCGCTCGGACGGCAGCATCGTCGAGAGCTACAAGGAGTTCTGGTACGGCCTCGTCGGCCTGACGAGCGCCGGGCAGGGCTTCGACGGCAACGGCGCCTACCTCCGAGCCACCGCGGCTGGAGGCCAGTGGAACGTCGCTCCCGGGATCTCGCGGTATGCCGCGGGTGGAACCGTCGAGAAGACGCTGACGGGGCTCGCGACGCAGAGACCGCTCGGCACGCGGCCGCTCTATTCGGCGAGATCCCCTGCGATCAAGACCGACGTGCCGTGCCGGAGCAACCCGGTTCCGGACCTCAACGGCCCGCAGGCCGGCCCAGGTGCGGCACCGAGAAGCATCCAGGTGCCGACGCCGCCGCCGGTCGAGAGAAGAGTGGAGACGCCCACGACCCCGCCCGCCAGAACGGCCGCATCAGACGACACCTCGGCCAGAACGGCGTCGGTCGGCTCTGAGCTGCTCTCGCGCCTCAGCCCGCTCGCGAACGGGGGCGGCAGATGA
- a CDS encoding glutamine synthetase III family protein produces the protein MPRLRQENVTAAQWSPNGATLGTPDLTLPDNQIFGTNVFTPAEQRQRLPKAVYKQLQLTLERGEALDSSLADSVALAMKEWALERGATHYAHWFQPLTGSTAEKHDSFYNPVGDGTAIADFSGKELIQGEPDASSFPTGGIRATFEARGYTAWDPTSPAFILENPNGALLCIPTAFTSWTGEALDYKIPLLRSMGALSDAAVRALRLLGDEQTERVFTTVGPEQEYFLIDEQYYFARPDLLTTGRTLYGAQPPKGHELDDHYFGSIPERVLAYMLDVERELAKLGVPIKTRHNEVAPAQYEIAPMFENSNVGSDHQQITMQVLQNTARKYGLVCLLHEKPFAGVNGSGKHNNWSMGTDSGDNLLEPGDTPNHNLSFLFFCTAVIQAVDKHQGLLRATVAGPGQDHRLGANEAPPAIISIFLGEELASVYEAIEKGVAGEPKPGSLLGLGTDVLPPLPLHGGDRNRTSPFAFTGNKFEFRAVGSTQSVAIANTVLNTIAAEAIDDLAAKLGKAIEGGATLEEALRPVLQESWSAHKRIVFDGDGYSDEWHDEAEQRGLLNLRTTPDALPYFVKEETVKVFEAYNVLSERELESRYEVFTEQYAVKLNIEAETAATMARTLLLPAAVRHLALLRSAGVAELVSETEALVDEFVAKIKALEAVNLKENQEDEPPAAWAIFLRDRVIPAMNDVREIADKLEKIVADDLWPLAKYSEILFIK, from the coding sequence ATGCCCAGACTCCGTCAAGAGAACGTCACCGCCGCCCAGTGGTCGCCGAACGGCGCAACGCTCGGTACGCCGGATCTGACGCTTCCCGACAACCAGATCTTCGGCACCAACGTCTTCACCCCTGCTGAGCAGCGCCAGCGGCTGCCCAAGGCGGTCTACAAGCAGCTCCAGCTGACGCTCGAGCGCGGCGAGGCGCTCGACAGCTCGCTCGCCGACTCGGTCGCGCTCGCGATGAAGGAATGGGCGCTCGAGCGCGGCGCGACCCACTACGCGCACTGGTTCCAGCCGCTCACCGGCTCGACCGCCGAGAAGCACGACTCCTTCTACAACCCCGTCGGCGACGGCACGGCGATCGCCGACTTCTCCGGCAAGGAGCTGATCCAGGGCGAGCCCGACGCGTCGTCGTTCCCGACCGGCGGCATCCGCGCGACGTTCGAGGCCCGCGGCTACACGGCCTGGGACCCGACCAGCCCGGCGTTCATCCTCGAGAACCCCAACGGCGCGCTGCTCTGCATCCCGACCGCGTTCACGTCCTGGACCGGCGAGGCGCTCGACTACAAGATCCCGCTGCTGCGCTCGATGGGCGCGCTCTCCGACGCCGCCGTGCGCGCGCTGAGACTGCTCGGCGACGAGCAGACCGAGCGCGTCTTCACGACGGTCGGCCCCGAGCAGGAGTACTTCCTGATCGACGAGCAGTACTACTTCGCGCGTCCCGACCTGCTGACCACGGGCCGCACGCTCTACGGCGCGCAGCCACCGAAGGGCCACGAGCTCGACGACCACTACTTCGGCTCGATCCCCGAGCGCGTGCTCGCGTACATGCTCGACGTCGAGCGCGAGCTGGCGAAGCTCGGCGTGCCGATCAAGACGCGCCACAACGAGGTCGCACCGGCGCAGTACGAGATCGCCCCGATGTTCGAGAACTCGAACGTCGGCTCCGACCACCAGCAGATCACGATGCAGGTGCTGCAGAACACCGCGCGCAAGTACGGCCTCGTCTGCCTCCTGCACGAGAAGCCGTTCGCCGGCGTCAACGGCTCCGGCAAGCACAACAACTGGTCGATGGGCACGGACTCGGGCGACAACCTGCTCGAGCCGGGCGACACGCCCAACCACAACCTCTCGTTCCTGTTCTTCTGCACGGCGGTCATCCAGGCCGTCGACAAGCACCAGGGGCTGCTGCGCGCGACCGTCGCCGGCCCGGGACAGGACCACCGCCTCGGCGCCAACGAGGCGCCCCCGGCGATCATCTCGATCTTCCTCGGCGAGGAGCTGGCCTCGGTCTACGAGGCGATCGAGAAGGGCGTCGCGGGCGAGCCGAAGCCGGGCTCGCTGCTCGGCCTCGGCACCGACGTGCTGCCGCCGCTGCCGCTCCACGGCGGCGACCGCAACCGCACGAGCCCGTTCGCCTTCACCGGCAACAAGTTCGAGTTCCGCGCCGTCGGCTCGACGCAGTCGGTCGCGATAGCGAACACGGTCCTCAACACGATCGCCGCCGAGGCGATCGACGACCTCGCCGCCAAGCTCGGCAAGGCGATCGAGGGCGGTGCGACGCTCGAGGAGGCGCTGCGCCCGGTGCTCCAGGAGAGCTGGAGCGCCCACAAGCGGATCGTCTTCGACGGCGACGGCTATTCGGACGAGTGGCACGACGAGGCCGAGCAGCGCGGGCTGCTCAACCTCCGCACGACGCCGGACGCGCTGCCGTACTTCGTCAAGGAGGAGACGGTCAAGGTCTTCGAGGCCTACAACGTCCTCTCCGAGCGCGAGTTGGAGTCGCGCTACGAGGTCTTCACCGAGCAGTACGCAGTGAAGCTGAACATCGAGGCGGAGACTGCCGCGACGATGGCGCGCACGCTCCTGCTGCCCGCCGCCGTGCGTCACCTCGCGCTGCTCAGAAGCGCGGGCGTCGCCGAGCTGGTGAGCGAGACCGAGGCGCTCGTCGACGAGTTCGTCGCGAAGATCAAGGCGCTGGAGGCGGTCAACCTGAAGGAGAACCAGGAGGACGAGCCGCCCGCCGCGTGGGCGATATTCCTCCGCGACCGCGTCATCCCCGCGATGAACGACGTCCGCGAGATCGCCGACAAGTTGGAGAAGATCGTCGCCGACGACCTCTGGCCGCTCGCCAAGTACAGCGAGATCCTCTTCATCAAGTAG
- a CDS encoding MlaE family ABC transporter permease → MMILTGKTLVSSVRPPYPYGGEFVSQFLFALKLCWFPLLVSTVAFGYGAPGLQAANFLVLFGALDRLGGFFVLASIREFAPFVTAIVLAGVAGTAITADLGARKIREELDALQVLGVDPVKNLVVPRFLALMLVTGLFDVYALLFGVFGGVIATLVNGAPLGPFFATFLTNASTTDLWGSLLKTTLFGAIIAIVCCYKGMTASGGAEGVGRAVNQAVVIAFMGIFAFNYVFTQTLLATHPEINLIR, encoded by the coding sequence ATGATGATCCTGACGGGGAAGACGCTGGTCTCCTCCGTCCGGCCGCCCTATCCATACGGGGGCGAATTCGTCTCGCAGTTTCTGTTCGCCCTGAAGCTGTGCTGGTTTCCCCTGCTCGTCTCCACCGTCGCGTTCGGTTACGGGGCGCCGGGGCTCCAGGCGGCCAACTTCCTCGTCCTGTTCGGCGCGCTCGACCGGCTCGGCGGCTTCTTCGTGCTCGCCTCGATCCGCGAGTTCGCGCCGTTCGTCACCGCGATCGTTCTCGCCGGCGTCGCCGGCACCGCGATCACGGCCGACCTCGGCGCGCGCAAGATCCGCGAGGAGCTCGACGCGCTGCAGGTGCTCGGCGTCGACCCGGTCAAGAACCTCGTCGTCCCGCGCTTCCTCGCGCTGATGCTCGTGACCGGCCTGTTCGACGTCTATGCGCTCCTCTTCGGCGTCTTCGGCGGCGTGATCGCGACGCTCGTCAACGGCGCGCCACTCGGCCCGTTCTTCGCCACGTTCCTGACCAACGCCTCGACGACCGACCTGTGGGGATCCCTGCTCAAGACGACGCTGTTCGGCGCGATCATCGCGATCGTCTGCTGTTACAAGGGCATGACCGCCTCGGGCGGTGCCGAGGGCGTTGGCCGCGCCGTCAACCAGGCGGTCGTCATAGCGTTCATGGGCATCTTCGCGTTCAACTACGTCTTCACGCAGACGCTGCTCGCGACCCATCCCGAGATCAACCTGATCCGCTGA
- a CDS encoding MlaD family protein, with translation MNRRSTSVAANPVLIGAATVLVVIVAVFLAYNANNGLPFVPTYQIYAQVPDSANLVTGNEVRIGGDRVGIISAIDPVVHDNGRVTARLTLKLDTNVKPLPTDSTFIVRPRSAVGLKYLEVTRGRSREGLDEGATTSLAQATPRPVEIDEFFNMFDEKTRKANQANLKIFGDALAGRGIDLNEAIVELDPLTRNLIPVMRNLNDPRTGFGEFFGALQRTASIVAPVAEQQGQLFRNLSTTFDAFAAISRPYLQESISGGPPAMEAAISAFPFQRKFLANSAGFFRELQPGAQALRTSAPLLAEAFTVGTRTITRASALNERLARQMRSLQAFAEDPQVPLGIKGLNNTVDVLSPTIANLSAIQTQCNYIGLFLNNQASVLSDYDNSTPSQGSWARLLAIGGPIGPNSEGGPASAPADGRPTYADVPVNNLHTNVYPKTGAPGQNGVCMAGNEEYEVGRTVIGNPPGSPMRTADTPRLLFDDWQP, from the coding sequence ATGAACCGCCGCAGCACATCCGTGGCGGCGAACCCGGTGCTGATCGGCGCGGCGACGGTGCTCGTCGTGATCGTCGCGGTCTTCCTCGCATACAACGCGAACAACGGCCTGCCGTTCGTGCCGACTTACCAGATCTACGCGCAGGTGCCGGACTCGGCGAACCTCGTGACCGGCAACGAAGTCCGGATCGGCGGCGACCGCGTCGGCATCATCTCGGCGATCGACCCGGTCGTTCATGACAACGGCAGAGTCACGGCGAGACTGACGCTGAAGCTCGACACGAACGTCAAGCCGCTGCCGACGGACTCGACGTTCATCGTGCGCCCGCGTTCGGCGGTCGGCCTCAAGTACCTCGAGGTCACGCGCGGCAGATCGAGAGAAGGGCTCGACGAAGGTGCCACCACCTCGCTCGCGCAGGCTACGCCGAGACCCGTCGAGATCGACGAGTTCTTCAACATGTTCGACGAGAAGACGCGCAAGGCGAACCAGGCGAACCTGAAGATCTTCGGGGACGCGCTCGCCGGTCGCGGCATCGACCTCAACGAGGCGATCGTCGAGCTCGACCCGCTGACGAGAAACCTGATCCCCGTCATGCGGAACCTGAATGACCCGCGCACGGGCTTCGGCGAGTTCTTCGGCGCGCTCCAGCGCACGGCGTCGATCGTCGCGCCGGTCGCCGAGCAGCAGGGGCAGCTGTTCCGGAACCTGTCGACGACGTTCGACGCATTCGCGGCGATCTCGCGCCCGTACCTGCAGGAGTCGATCAGCGGCGGGCCGCCGGCGATGGAGGCGGCGATCTCGGCGTTCCCGTTCCAGCGCAAGTTCCTCGCCAACTCCGCCGGCTTCTTCCGCGAGCTGCAGCCGGGCGCGCAGGCGCTGCGCACCTCGGCGCCGCTGCTCGCAGAGGCGTTCACGGTCGGCACGAGAACGATCACGCGCGCCTCGGCGCTGAACGAGCGGCTCGCGCGCCAGATGAGATCGCTGCAGGCGTTCGCCGAGGACCCGCAGGTGCCGCTCGGCATCAAGGGCCTGAACAACACGGTCGACGTGCTCTCGCCGACGATCGCGAACCTGTCCGCGATCCAGACGCAGTGCAATTACATCGGGCTGTTCCTGAACAACCAGGCGAGCGTGCTGTCGGACTACGACAACAGCACGCCCTCGCAGGGTTCGTGGGCACGCCTGCTCGCGATAGGTGGCCCGATCGGCCCGAACAGCGAAGGCGGTCCTGCCTCAGCGCCCGCCGACGGCAGACCCACGTACGCAGACGTCCCGGTCAACAACCTGCACACGAACGTCTATCCGAAGACCGGAGCACCGGGCCAGAACGGCGTCTGCATGGCCGGCAACGAGGAGTACGAGGTGGGCAGAACGGTCATCGGAAACCCGCCTGGTTCGCCGATGAGAACGGCGGATACACCAAGACTCCTGTTCGACGATTGGCAGCCGTGA